Proteins from a genomic interval of Candidatus Nanopelagicales bacterium:
- a CDS encoding S8 family serine peptidase: MIGFSVAALVFGPVGPGWAQEPQQPSSVGESSVGESSSDGQGWDVPRESTEAAPGEIVDEAIDGGRLRFVTARDVAGELRVTAYRAADEADALRLVTQLQDDPSLVAVEPDVKEASIVAADDGPADVTVAASDPKRGDQWALDRLDAEAVWDVSQGAGVTVAVLDTGVATHEDLAESRILAGADFTDGDADGTGRDDGHGHGTHVSGIINASLNNNTGIAGLAPSADILPVRVLDSGGSGYWSWVAGGITWATDHGADVINMSLGGGDSEVLEVAVQYAVNAGVTVVAAAGNSRSSGSPVSYPAAYDGVTAVAATDNADDYASFSNEGSYVDIAAPGVAILSTLPGNSYASWSGTSMATPYVAATAALIHSNAAGPADADAVLTGTAEDLGPVGRDNDFGYGLVDPIAALMAVSEPGDPPATPTGVTAVATGARSGTVGWTHDGTGVFRFTATATPTGGGDSQTCTASAAGLSCGLSGLSPATTYDVTVRAGGPGGESAESTPATLLTDPAPADAGDTFDTATVLPDSWSVQETLYDASDIDYWSFTTTEGAVVRVALTNLPADYDLALFNSSGTLIDASWNGGTTDDVITRSMRAGRYVVLVEPYDEPDPDAPYSLDVTMTPWTTPSAPTGLTATPGDRSAEIRFTRGSNGGRPIRNHEFSVDGGPWTPLAPADNRSPVVVPGLVNGTTHSIRLRSVNVVGPGAESSPVSVTPRTVPGAPTGLSAVPGDSQAQVSFTAPGDGGSAITNYMVSIDGRAFHALDPVDALSPVTVPGLGNGIEVSIRLKAVNAAGTGPASQPVSVTPRASTPASETVPAPDLAVSPPSTGSQPAPSIGLQPAPAPAPAPALPAPPSGVIVTDFPAAGRTTIRVQLPAVSTATGYEYRVYRSDRKPPAWKPLTDTTLVADDLSGGSEYTVQVRGVNAGGASTPVTQTFVMPTKPDRIRTPRVRSGSAGKVIVTWAAGADGGTSITEYRVRVSKSNSRALLKAVTTSQERIVLKRLATGAHHISIAARNSQGESSPRTITVIQR; encoded by the coding sequence GTGATCGGCTTCTCGGTGGCTGCCTTGGTGTTCGGTCCGGTGGGGCCTGGATGGGCGCAGGAGCCGCAGCAGCCGTCTTCTGTGGGGGAGTCTTCTGTGGGGGAGTCGTCGTCTGACGGTCAGGGGTGGGATGTGCCGCGGGAGTCGACGGAGGCTGCGCCGGGGGAGATCGTGGACGAGGCGATCGATGGTGGGCGGTTGCGGTTCGTGACGGCTCGCGACGTGGCGGGAGAGCTTCGTGTGACCGCGTACCGCGCGGCCGACGAGGCGGATGCATTGCGCTTGGTGACGCAGCTGCAGGACGACCCCTCACTCGTGGCCGTGGAACCCGACGTGAAGGAGGCCTCCATCGTCGCCGCGGACGATGGGCCAGCTGACGTTACCGTCGCGGCAAGTGATCCGAAACGCGGCGATCAGTGGGCATTGGATCGGTTGGACGCTGAGGCGGTCTGGGATGTGTCCCAGGGTGCTGGGGTCACGGTCGCTGTCTTGGACACCGGGGTGGCGACTCATGAGGATTTGGCGGAGTCGCGGATCTTGGCGGGTGCTGACTTCACCGATGGGGACGCCGACGGAACTGGTCGTGACGACGGCCATGGTCACGGCACTCATGTCTCCGGAATCATCAACGCCTCGCTGAACAACAACACCGGGATCGCCGGTCTCGCCCCCAGCGCCGACATCCTCCCCGTACGTGTGCTGGACAGCGGCGGCAGCGGCTACTGGTCGTGGGTCGCAGGCGGCATCACCTGGGCCACCGACCACGGTGCCGACGTCATCAACATGAGTCTCGGGGGCGGAGATTCCGAGGTCCTCGAGGTGGCCGTGCAGTACGCGGTGAACGCCGGAGTCACAGTCGTGGCGGCAGCGGGCAACTCCCGGTCGTCCGGCTCGCCCGTCTCCTACCCCGCCGCCTACGACGGCGTCACCGCGGTAGCGGCCACGGACAACGCCGACGACTACGCATCGTTCTCCAACGAGGGCAGTTACGTAGACATCGCGGCGCCCGGGGTGGCGATCCTGTCGACCCTCCCCGGCAACTCCTACGCTTCGTGGAGCGGAACCTCCATGGCCACGCCCTATGTCGCTGCGACGGCCGCTCTGATCCACTCCAACGCTGCCGGGCCTGCCGATGCCGATGCTGTCCTCACCGGCACTGCCGAGGACTTGGGGCCAGTCGGTCGCGACAACGACTTCGGCTATGGCCTCGTGGATCCGATCGCGGCTCTCATGGCCGTCAGCGAACCCGGCGATCCCCCCGCCACTCCGACCGGCGTCACAGCCGTCGCCACCGGTGCCCGCTCGGGCACGGTCGGTTGGACCCACGATGGCACCGGGGTGTTCCGCTTCACCGCCACGGCAACCCCCACCGGCGGCGGTGACTCCCAGACCTGCACCGCCTCGGCGGCCGGGCTCAGTTGCGGGTTGTCCGGCCTCAGCCCCGCGACCACCTACGACGTGACGGTCCGAGCCGGCGGTCCCGGCGGTGAATCAGCTGAATCCACACCGGCCACGCTCCTGACCGACCCCGCACCTGCAGATGCCGGCGACACCTTCGACACCGCGACAGTCCTGCCCGACTCCTGGTCGGTCCAAGAAACCCTCTACGACGCATCGGATATCGACTACTGGTCGTTCACCACCACTGAAGGTGCCGTTGTCCGCGTGGCGTTGACGAACCTTCCCGCCGACTACGACCTCGCGCTCTTCAACTCGTCAGGCACTCTCATCGACGCCAGTTGGAACGGTGGCACCACCGACGACGTGATCACTCGCAGCATGCGCGCCGGCCGTTATGTGGTGCTGGTCGAGCCCTACGACGAACCCGACCCGGATGCTCCCTACTCACTCGATGTGACCATGACGCCGTGGACCACCCCCTCCGCACCCACGGGCCTGACTGCCACCCCCGGCGACCGGAGCGCGGAGATCAGGTTCACCCGGGGCAGCAATGGCGGGCGGCCGATCCGCAACCACGAGTTCAGCGTTGATGGCGGCCCTTGGACACCCCTGGCACCGGCTGACAACCGGTCGCCGGTCGTCGTCCCGGGTCTGGTGAACGGAACCACGCACAGTATTCGCTTGCGTTCCGTGAACGTCGTCGGACCCGGAGCGGAGTCGTCACCCGTCTCCGTCACGCCACGAACCGTTCCAGGTGCTCCCACGGGATTGTCCGCAGTGCCCGGTGACTCTCAGGCGCAGGTATCGTTCACCGCGCCCGGTGACGGAGGCTCCGCCATCACCAACTACATGGTCAGCATCGACGGTCGTGCGTTCCATGCGCTCGACCCTGTCGACGCGCTCTCTCCGGTCACCGTTCCCGGCCTCGGCAACGGGATCGAGGTCTCGATCCGGCTGAAAGCCGTGAACGCGGCAGGCACCGGCCCTGCGTCGCAGCCCGTCAGTGTCACCCCACGCGCTTCGACCCCGGCATCAGAAACGGTCCCGGCTCCGGATCTGGCGGTGTCACCGCCGAGCACCGGGTCACAGCCTGCGCCGTCCATCGGCCTGCAACCCGCGCCGGCGCCCGCGCCTGCGCCAGCGCTGCCCGCCCCGCCGAGCGGTGTGATCGTGACTGATTTCCCCGCCGCCGGGCGCACGACCATCCGAGTCCAGTTGCCTGCCGTCTCGACTGCCACCGGGTACGAGTACCGGGTCTACCGTTCGGACCGGAAGCCCCCGGCGTGGAAGCCGCTCACCGACACGACACTGGTTGCCGACGATCTGTCCGGCGGTTCGGAGTACACCGTGCAGGTCCGCGGGGTCAACGCCGGCGGCGCCTCGACCCCGGTCACCCAGACGTTCGTCATGCCCACCAAGCCGGATCGCATCCGCACGCCGCGCGTACGTTCTGGCTCGGCGGGCAAGGTGATCGTGACCTGGGCGGCAGGTGCCGATGGCGGCACCTCAATCACCGAGTACCGGGTTCGTGTGTCCAAGTCCAACTCCCGCGCTTTGTTGAAAGCGGTCACCACGTCACAGGAGCGGATCGTTCTCAAGCGCCTGGCGACCGGTGCTCATCACATCTCGATCGCAGCGCGCAACAGCCAGGGTGAGTCCTCTCCGCGGACCATCACGGTCATCCAGCGCTGA
- a CDS encoding ABC transporter ATP-binding protein: MTLPAEKARNFRGSLGRLFGRLRPERLIIAVVLILAVASVFFAVLGPKLLGNATNIVFAGVVGRGLPPGVSQDQAIAQLRATGQTTQADMLASMTLTDGVDFALLSQVIALVVVVYFVSSVFSWGQNYLMAGVTQRTMFRLREDVDTKLGRLPLRYFDTHPRGDLLSRVTNDIDNIATTMQQALTQAITSILTVVGVLLMMIWISPLLAVISLLTVPLSFFLTIAIAKRSQKQFTGQWHWTGVVNGHVEEMYTGHELVKVYGHRDKAIAEFDAANDKMYETSFKAQFISGIIQPAMMFVSNLNYVAIAVIGGLRVASGAMSLGDVQAFIQYSRQFTMPITQLASITNLLQSGIASAERVFELLDEPEEDPDPTEPARVGRPRGHIRLDGVSFRYTPDVPLIDNMNLEVQPGDAVAIVGPTGAGKTTVVNLLMRFYEIDAGHIFIDGEDTRQMTRDDLRRCFGMVLQDTWLFGGTIRDNIAYGDEEPTEEAILAAARAAHVDHFVRTMPDGYDTVLDDEASNLSAGEKQLLTIARAFLADPPILILDEATSSVDTRTEVLIQQAMANLRQGRTSFVIAHRLSTIRDADAILVMDSGHIVEQGTHAQLLAAGGFYSRLYESQFQSSFDEVADITAP, encoded by the coding sequence ATGACACTGCCGGCCGAGAAAGCCCGCAACTTCCGAGGATCGTTGGGTCGCCTATTCGGACGACTGCGACCCGAGCGCCTCATCATCGCCGTTGTGCTCATCCTGGCCGTGGCCAGTGTCTTCTTCGCGGTGCTGGGTCCGAAACTCCTGGGCAACGCCACCAACATCGTCTTCGCAGGAGTCGTGGGGCGCGGACTGCCACCCGGTGTGAGCCAGGACCAGGCGATCGCGCAGCTGCGGGCCACGGGTCAGACGACACAAGCCGACATGCTCGCCAGCATGACCTTGACTGACGGCGTGGACTTCGCGCTGCTGAGTCAGGTGATCGCGCTGGTCGTGGTCGTCTACTTCGTGAGTTCGGTGTTCTCGTGGGGTCAGAACTACCTGATGGCCGGCGTCACCCAACGCACCATGTTCCGCCTGCGCGAGGACGTGGACACCAAGTTGGGCCGACTCCCGCTGCGGTACTTCGATACCCATCCGCGCGGCGACCTGCTCAGCAGGGTCACCAACGACATCGACAACATCGCAACGACCATGCAGCAGGCCCTCACCCAGGCGATCACCAGCATCCTCACTGTCGTGGGTGTCTTGCTGATGATGATCTGGATCAGCCCGCTGCTCGCGGTCATTTCGCTGCTCACGGTTCCGCTGTCCTTCTTTCTCACCATCGCGATCGCCAAGCGTTCGCAGAAGCAGTTCACGGGGCAGTGGCACTGGACAGGCGTGGTCAACGGTCACGTCGAAGAGATGTACACGGGCCACGAACTGGTGAAGGTCTATGGCCACAGGGACAAGGCCATCGCGGAGTTCGACGCCGCGAACGACAAGATGTACGAGACCAGTTTCAAAGCCCAGTTCATCTCCGGGATCATTCAGCCGGCCATGATGTTCGTGTCCAACCTCAACTACGTCGCGATCGCGGTCATCGGCGGTCTGCGAGTCGCCAGCGGCGCGATGTCACTGGGAGATGTCCAAGCGTTCATCCAATACTCTCGTCAGTTCACGATGCCGATCACCCAGCTCGCGAGCATCACCAACCTGCTGCAGTCGGGAATCGCCTCCGCGGAGCGGGTCTTCGAACTGCTCGACGAGCCAGAGGAGGATCCCGACCCGACCGAACCCGCACGAGTAGGACGACCACGCGGTCACATCCGCCTGGATGGGGTGTCGTTCCGCTACACGCCAGACGTCCCTTTGATCGACAACATGAACCTCGAGGTCCAGCCCGGGGACGCTGTCGCGATCGTGGGTCCCACCGGAGCCGGCAAGACGACAGTCGTCAACCTGCTGATGCGGTTCTACGAGATCGACGCCGGCCACATCTTCATCGACGGGGAAGACACCCGGCAGATGACAAGGGACGACCTGCGGCGCTGTTTCGGCATGGTGTTGCAGGACACCTGGCTCTTCGGTGGGACCATCCGCGACAACATCGCGTATGGGGATGAGGAACCCACCGAGGAGGCCATCCTGGCCGCCGCCCGCGCCGCTCACGTCGATCACTTCGTGCGCACCATGCCCGACGGATACGACACTGTCCTCGATGACGAAGCGAGCAACCTGTCGGCCGGAGAGAAGCAGCTGCTGACCATCGCGCGCGCGTTCCTGGCCGATCCTCCGATCCTCATCCTGGACGAGGCCACGAGTTCGGTCGACACCAGGACCGAGGTCCTGATCCAGCAGGCCATGGCGAATCTGCGCCAAGGTCGCACGAGTTTCGTGATCGCACACCGTCTGAGCACGATCCGCGACGCCGACGCGATTCTGGTCATGGACTCGGGCCACATCGTCGAGCAGGGCACTCACGCGCAGTTGCTCGCCGCCGGTGGCTTCTACTCCCGGCTCTACGAGAGTCAGTTCCAGTCGAGCTTCGACGAGGTGGCCGACATCACCGCACCGTGA
- a CDS encoding ABC transporter ATP-binding protein — protein sequence MIGFIADFLRPYRRALMIVVVLVAIQSIANLYLPFLNADIINFGVVTGDIGYILRTGALMLVITLILGAVSIVAVYYSARTAMRFGRDVRGALFRSVETFSLREVNTFGAPSLITRNTNDVQQVQMLVLLGLTMMISAPLTAIGGVIMALRTNVQLSALLLVIIPVMALVIGLMVTKAVPLFRVQQVKIDRINSVLRENLAGIRVIRAFVRTRSEEERFAAANDDLTDTALRVTRLFALLMPSLMLVFNLSSVAVIWFGGHLVDSGDMQVGDLTAFLAYIMQILFSVMMAVMLMVMVPRAAASAERIQAVLATTPQISDPVDPVPSPPIRGVVQFRDVEFRYPGAEDPVLCGVNLTMSPGQTTAIVGSTGAGKTTLVNLIPRLYDVTVGAVHVDGVDVRELHQEDLWARMGIVPQRSFLFSGTVASNVRFGAADATDEDVWQALQTAQARGFVSEMSETIESEIDQGGANVSGGQRQRLAIARALVRRPAIYIFDDSFSALDYSTDARLRAALKVQTQAATVIIVAQRVSTIMDADQIVVLDRGTVVGVGRHADLMESCETYREIVYSQLTASEAAS from the coding sequence ATGATCGGCTTCATCGCCGACTTCTTGCGGCCCTACCGGCGCGCGCTGATGATCGTGGTCGTCCTGGTCGCGATCCAGTCGATCGCCAACCTCTATCTACCGTTCCTCAATGCGGACATCATCAACTTCGGCGTGGTGACCGGAGACATCGGATACATCCTGCGCACGGGCGCTCTCATGCTCGTCATCACCTTGATCCTGGGTGCCGTTTCAATCGTTGCCGTGTACTACAGCGCGCGGACAGCCATGCGCTTCGGCCGCGATGTCCGTGGTGCTCTGTTCCGTTCGGTCGAGACCTTCTCCCTTCGTGAGGTCAACACGTTCGGGGCACCCTCCTTGATCACTCGGAACACCAACGACGTTCAGCAGGTCCAGATGCTGGTGCTGCTCGGTCTGACGATGATGATCTCCGCGCCGCTGACCGCCATCGGCGGTGTGATCATGGCGCTGCGGACGAACGTCCAGTTGTCCGCACTGCTCCTGGTCATCATCCCCGTCATGGCCTTGGTGATCGGACTCATGGTCACCAAGGCGGTTCCGCTGTTCCGAGTGCAGCAGGTCAAGATCGACCGCATCAACTCAGTTCTCCGCGAGAACCTGGCCGGGATCCGGGTGATCCGCGCCTTCGTGCGCACGCGCAGCGAGGAGGAGCGGTTCGCAGCGGCGAACGACGACCTCACGGACACTGCATTGCGTGTCACGCGCCTGTTCGCGCTACTCATGCCTTCTCTGATGCTCGTCTTCAACCTGTCGTCGGTCGCCGTGATCTGGTTCGGCGGTCATCTCGTGGACAGTGGCGACATGCAGGTCGGAGACCTGACTGCATTCCTGGCGTACATCATGCAGATCCTGTTCAGCGTCATGATGGCCGTGATGCTGATGGTGATGGTGCCCCGGGCGGCGGCCTCAGCGGAGAGAATCCAGGCGGTGTTGGCGACGACACCGCAGATCAGTGACCCCGTCGACCCGGTACCTTCACCACCGATTCGTGGCGTCGTGCAGTTCCGGGACGTCGAGTTCCGGTACCCGGGCGCCGAGGACCCAGTGCTGTGTGGCGTCAACCTGACCATGTCTCCCGGCCAGACCACTGCCATCGTCGGCAGCACAGGCGCCGGCAAGACCACCTTGGTGAATCTGATCCCACGGCTCTACGACGTGACAGTCGGCGCGGTTCACGTCGACGGCGTCGACGTCAGAGAGCTGCACCAAGAAGACCTATGGGCACGGATGGGAATCGTCCCGCAGAGGTCATTCCTGTTCAGCGGAACGGTCGCGAGCAACGTTCGCTTTGGTGCGGCCGATGCCACCGATGAGGACGTGTGGCAGGCTCTGCAGACCGCCCAAGCCCGCGGCTTTGTCAGTGAGATGTCCGAGACCATCGAGTCGGAGATCGATCAAGGCGGCGCCAACGTGTCCGGGGGGCAGCGCCAGAGACTGGCAATCGCCCGAGCACTGGTGCGCCGACCGGCGATCTACATCTTCGATGACAGTTTCTCGGCACTGGACTACTCGACGGATGCGCGGCTGCGCGCGGCCTTGAAGGTGCAGACCCAAGCCGCCACCGTCATCATCGTGGCGCAGCGCGTCAGTACGATCATGGATGCGGACCAGATCGTGGTACTCGATCGCGGCACCGTGGTCGGAGTAGGGCGCCACGCCGACCTGATGGAGTCGTGCGAGACCTACCGAGAGATCGTCTACTCGCAGCTGACGGCGAGTGAGGCGGCGTCATGA